One genomic region from Pirellulales bacterium encodes:
- the larA gene encoding nickel-dependent lactate racemase has protein sequence MSLATQQSISLPWGDGQLEVRLPASWQVVGRFEPREMAAAADPLVACREALQAPVGAAPWSGRDLRGKRVLLVPDDVSRPTPVADFAPAVCEALHAAGVAAGDLEILFALGVHRPMTQAEAEAKFGRDLLARYCWHNHNAFEPAQLVHLGTTRRGTPVWFNRLLTEFDLIVPLGAIEPHLLLGFSGGYKMLLPGCAGAETIGHNHLQGTGGGSFNYVGVLPDDSPMRLDIEEAASMLGREVFVVNAALRADKRVVRFFCGCPRGALRAGVAYVREHAEVQVPQPVDVVIANSAPFDIDLRQSMKCIGNTSFAARRGGVVLGFLRCDEGRGDVEVPSRTLPYGALKLVTGVLGSKRIMNFVNLVRRGDPVEQKFLSHFALQTLHRNEIYVYSEQLEPDVGRKLGILRQYRDPDAMVAEALRKVGPRATVAVFPQGGCTYTRGSAFASSAGTMPVAAAS, from the coding sequence ATGAGCCTGGCCACGCAGCAGTCGATTTCACTGCCTTGGGGCGACGGTCAACTTGAGGTACGCTTGCCGGCCTCGTGGCAAGTGGTGGGTCGTTTCGAGCCGCGCGAGATGGCGGCCGCCGCCGACCCGCTGGTGGCGTGCCGCGAAGCGCTGCAAGCGCCGGTCGGCGCGGCTCCCTGGTCGGGGCGCGATCTGCGCGGCAAGCGCGTGTTGCTCGTGCCCGACGACGTCAGCCGCCCGACGCCGGTGGCCGATTTTGCCCCGGCGGTTTGCGAGGCCTTGCACGCGGCCGGCGTAGCCGCGGGCGACCTGGAGATTCTGTTCGCGCTGGGCGTGCACCGCCCGATGACCCAGGCCGAGGCCGAGGCGAAATTCGGCCGCGACCTGCTCGCGCGGTATTGCTGGCACAATCACAACGCTTTCGAGCCGGCGCAGTTGGTGCACCTGGGCACGACGCGGCGCGGCACCCCCGTGTGGTTCAACCGGCTGCTGACCGAGTTCGATCTGATCGTGCCCCTGGGGGCGATCGAACCGCACCTGCTCCTGGGCTTTTCTGGCGGCTACAAGATGCTGCTGCCCGGCTGCGCGGGCGCAGAGACGATCGGCCACAATCATCTGCAAGGCACCGGCGGCGGCAGCTTCAACTATGTCGGCGTGCTGCCCGACGATTCACCGATGCGCCTCGATATCGAAGAGGCCGCCTCGATGCTCGGCCGCGAAGTGTTCGTCGTGAATGCGGCGCTGCGGGCCGACAAACGGGTCGTACGCTTCTTCTGCGGTTGTCCCCGTGGCGCGCTACGCGCGGGCGTGGCCTATGTGCGCGAACATGCCGAGGTGCAGGTGCCGCAGCCGGTCGACGTGGTGATCGCCAACTCGGCGCCATTCGATATCGACCTGCGGCAGAGCATGAAGTGCATCGGGAACACGTCGTTTGCAGCGCGGCGCGGCGGCGTGGTGCTGGGGTTCTTACGGTGTGACGAAGGCCGCGGCGACGTCGAAGTTCCGTCGCGGACGTTGCCCTATGGCGCGCTGAAGCTGGTGACCGGCGTGCTCGGGTCGAAACGGATCATGAACTTCGTCAACCTCGTGCGGCGCGGCGATCCGGTCGAGCAGAAGTTTCTGTCCCACTTCGCCCTGCAAACGCTGCATCGCAACGAGATTTACGTCTACAGCGAGCAACTCGAGCCGGACGTCGGCCGCAAACTGGGAATCTTGCGCCAATACCGCGATCCCGATGCTATGGTCGCCGAGGCCTTACGCAAGGTCGGCCCGCGCGCCACGGTGGCGGTGTTTCCCCAGGGAGGTTGCACCTATACTCGCGGCAGCGCCTTCGCCAGCAGCGCCGGCACGATGCCGGTTGCCGCCGCCAGTTAA
- the tgt gene encoding tRNA guanosine(34) transglycosylase Tgt has protein sequence MHTTDRKTAARRGTLVTAHGPVETPAFMPVGTQGTVKGVTLDQLRATGAEMILANTYHLALRPGESLVARLGGLHGFTGWTGPILTDSGGFQLFSLAQMTKVRETGAVFRSHIDGRTLEMSPERAVEIQAALGSDVAMVLDDVVGLPAPHERLAEAVERTIRWAARAQAAHRRADQLQFAIVQGGLDPALRQRCAERLVALEFPGYAIGGLSVGETPAEMYAAIDATVPALPADRPRYLMGVGRPIDLLEAVARGVDMFDCVMPTRNGRNALAFTASGTLRMRNLVHQDDARPLEDDCPCPACRHSRAYLRHLFMADEMLGPILLSIHNLTYYQRLMAAARAAIAAGTYGEFMAATLRGWSASSAADDSPKHSTAT, from the coding sequence CTGCATACCACCGACCGCAAGACGGCTGCGCGCCGGGGTACTCTGGTCACGGCGCATGGACCGGTCGAGACGCCTGCATTCATGCCCGTCGGCACGCAGGGCACCGTCAAAGGTGTGACGCTCGATCAATTGCGGGCCACGGGCGCCGAAATGATTCTGGCCAACACCTATCACCTGGCCTTGCGCCCGGGCGAATCGCTCGTCGCGCGGCTCGGCGGGCTGCACGGCTTCACCGGCTGGACGGGGCCGATCCTCACCGACAGCGGCGGGTTTCAGTTGTTCAGCCTGGCTCAGATGACCAAGGTGCGCGAGACCGGGGCCGTCTTTCGCTCGCACATCGACGGCCGCACGCTGGAGATGTCGCCCGAGCGCGCTGTCGAAATCCAGGCGGCGCTCGGGAGCGACGTGGCGATGGTGCTCGACGACGTGGTGGGACTGCCGGCTCCCCATGAGCGGTTGGCCGAAGCCGTCGAGCGCACGATTCGCTGGGCGGCCCGCGCCCAGGCAGCACATCGCCGCGCCGACCAACTGCAGTTTGCCATCGTGCAAGGCGGGCTCGATCCGGCGTTGCGCCAACGCTGCGCCGAGCGCCTCGTGGCCCTCGAGTTTCCCGGCTATGCGATCGGTGGGTTGAGCGTCGGTGAAACGCCCGCGGAGATGTACGCTGCGATCGATGCCACGGTACCGGCGCTGCCGGCGGACCGACCCCGCTACTTGATGGGCGTGGGGCGGCCCATCGACCTGCTCGAGGCCGTGGCCCGCGGCGTCGATATGTTCGATTGCGTGATGCCGACGCGCAACGGGCGCAACGCGCTGGCATTCACCGCGTCGGGCACCCTGCGGATGCGCAACCTGGTGCACCAGGACGACGCGCGCCCGCTGGAGGACGACTGCCCCTGCCCTGCCTGCCGTCACAGCCGAGCTTATTTACGGCACCTGTTCATGGCCGACGAGATGTTGGGGCCCATCCTGCTGTCGATCCACAATCTGACCTACTACCAGCGCTTGATGGCTGCGGCCCGAGCGGCGATTGCCGCGGGTACCTACGGCGAATTCATGGCCGCGACGCTCCGCGGCTGGAGCGCGTCGTCGGCTGCCGACGATTCGCCCAAGCACTCGACGGCGACCTAG
- the yajC gene encoding preprotein translocase subunit YajC, whose translation MNWQSLSLVLLAENAPQQQVGSGILSMLPMLVMVVLLFYFMILRPQRRDQDARTTMLANLKKNDRVVTAGGLYGVVTNVRPEADEVTLKVDETNNTRVRVTLQSIARKLGDESGDATTEKT comes from the coding sequence GTGAACTGGCAATCGCTGTCTCTAGTGCTGTTGGCCGAGAACGCTCCGCAGCAGCAGGTCGGATCAGGCATCCTCAGCATGCTTCCCATGCTGGTGATGGTCGTGTTGCTGTTTTACTTCATGATCTTGCGGCCTCAGCGGCGCGATCAGGACGCGCGCACGACGATGCTGGCCAACCTGAAGAAGAACGACCGCGTGGTCACCGCCGGCGGCCTGTATGGCGTCGTGACCAACGTCCGGCCCGAGGCCGACGAAGTCACGCTCAAGGTGGACGAAACCAATAATACCCGCGTCCGCGTCACGCTGCAGTCGATCGCCCGTAAGCTGGGCGACGAATCGGGCGACGCCACGACGGAGAAGACCTAA